TTTTTTCATCTCCCGCTTCCTATTAGAAAACCTTAGTCTTGTGTAATTAATTTCCATTATAGATTTTCAGGTCCAATCTAGTAGATTAGACATGGACTTACACTTTTGAGGTGGGCCTAATGATCCCAAGAAAAGTTCTGTTATCTTGACCATTGCTTTTATGTAGGACGAAACTAGTCTTAAAGATAGTGACCTGATTGTACTTTACAGTCTTTCAGTCATTTAAGGCTCATAAAGTCTTACTTACCTAATCAATTGGATCATCTTTGAAAATACAATTTtatggtgtgtgtgtgcgcgcgcgcgcgtgtgtatatatatattctgtTCTTACACCTCTGCCAAAAGAATCTAAATCCTTTGCTTGtcacaaataaaaaaatcttgTTTTCCTAcattcattggtccatgtcatcacTTATATTATTAGTGATCAAACTGCAACAAATAAAAATTTTCTGTAAGTGATAAGCAAAGATCCTAATTCCTCTCCAATAGTATTCACAGCATACATACCCTAATATGATTAGGGGCGTACATCGAGTCAATCTGAGTCAAGTTGGCTAGTTCAAGCTGGGGCGTACATCGAgtcaatccgagtcaagttggCCAGTTCAAGATGAGTTCACTGTTGTAGCATTTTCAcgaacacatggactgcaccttcaaaatctcactttatttgatacagcagcaatggttttacaggtatgttatcaaataccttctaagcaacataaaaatcaagaaaagaagggtGTTGGTTCTATGTATATACCTCCTTGCCACCCATCACACTTctttgaatcatttcatcaaacacttggtgagcaacattaatttCAAAGTAACTgaatcaccgaactggttcgatttgagCTAAAGTTTGATCCatgtcaagtcgagctggggcccgctcaaactcattttcgagcttaaaaaatcagctcaactcggctcgaattcagcttagaaccgagtcaaatcgagctttttcgagccaggTTAAGTACAAATTGCCGttcggtccaccttgatgttttaattAGATTCAATCCATCGATCATGTGCACCCCACAATACTCTCCTTAAACACATAAATATCTGGTCAATTTATATCTGGTCAATTTTAGTAGGCCTCACATAAGGAAAGGTTAGGATGGGAATGCCCACCAATAAAATCCTTTTTGAagaatgaaattaaaattcaatTGTGCTATTTCAGCAAACAAGTGCCAACGAATCAGATTGGAGGATTATTGAACCGATCCTACGTGTGCAATTTTtgggtgcctgtgtatcaagccgTATACAAAGGCAGAGCATCATATGACCCTCCATGATAGCCAGTGACACCTTTTTGATACTCTACCACCACAAGAGACTTGATACGCAGTCCCCCAGAAATTTAATTAGTTGAACAATCGTAATCTCCGACCAGTAGGCAActgctttgatgacatcaaaccatcagatatctttcattttaaccatccaatatccACCAATTCAGCAGTTACATTCTCTAGTTTATGATACACCTAAACTCGATCCATCCATTGTATGCCACAAGAACAATTTCCCAGCGTcagagtatcatccatcacactttgccagagtatcaaagcataacataaatataaaaagataaAAGACGATGAGAGTCTTGCAATGGATAAGAGGCTTGCAGTCATATATATTATTCTCAGCTTAAGCTTTATAAACACATTGACACATATACCTCTATCTCATAAAAGCAAGAGGCAAGATGCCTCTCTTCTCCTATCTCTACCTCTCCTTATATTCAGTAATATAAGTCGTCCACCACCCTTTAATACcctatattttaatttataatctaAGCTAATGGATATATCAATagatattatatttttaatactaTGCCAAactcaaattaaaaattaaaataaagctaaacaCCCAACTTATATGTATATGCGCCGGCCGGGCCGGCGGCGCATATTGTCCGGTGTGCATATGCATATCTGGAATGATCATCAACAACAAACATAGCGAAATATGGCCcaccacacccacacccacacacccAAAACCAAGCACAACGGGAAAATTCGCCTCCAGCGGGGACGTCTCAGTCACATTATGGCACAACCACTAGCATTCTCATCGCTGAAGTAACTATAAGGAGGCGGAGGCGGCGGTTGGTACTGTGCCGGCATGTAGGCCACCTGCGGTTGCTGGCGGGCATACATCATCGGCTGGAACCGCTCATTCCCATtctgccgctgctgctgctgctgcatcatcAATGCCattagctgctgctgctgctgctgctgttgctgctgctggttGTAGAAGGGATTTCCAGGGACGACTTCAGGGCCGGCGCCCTGGAAGTATCCGCCAGCATTCATTGCCGAAGCTGGCATACCTTGAACAGCTGGGATGTTGCCCATCTGGCCCATGGGAATGTTCATCTGGCTCATATTTCTTACCCCACCACCAGCCAGATTAAGATCTTGCAAGCCCTGAGCCATGTTAttcatttgatggcccacctcatttttggccccacCTCCCCCTTTCTTattaccaccaccaccaccaccaccaccaccaccattatTGTTTCCAGTGGCATTCTTGTTATTTCCATTGCCACCATTCTTGTTATCCTGTGGCCCACCATTCTTAGCCCCATTCTTTTGGGGGCCACCACCTCCACCTTGATTTTGATTTCCCCCATTGTTACCACCACCACCCTTCTTCCCACCATTGCCATTTTTAGCATCATTATTTCCACCATTGCCCTTGGCCTGCACATTTACATTCCCACCCTTGGGGAGCTGCTGTTGAACATTTGGGACCACCCCACCAAGACCATTCATGCCTTTCATCTTCTGATGGATCTTCATCAGCTCCTCTTCATCATCgaaaccatcatcatcatcatcatcaaaatcatcagCATCTAAGTCATCAAAATCATCACTCCCATAATCGTCAAAATCACCATCATCCTCGAACTTGACAGATTTCTGGTCCTTGAAGGGCAGACCTAAGCCTTTGAATTGGGGTAGCTTCAAACCTTTAATCTGTtgctgcagctgctgctgctgctgctttggCTGTTGGGCTTTTTGATCTTTTCCACCCTTTTGAGATTTCCCATCTTTCTGGCCTTTGCCATTATCGATTTGCATGTTCTGAAACTGGCCTTTGGGCTGGTTGCCTCCACCCTTTGAACCCCATATCTCTGCATGTTTCCCACCCTTCTGCAGCTTTTTTATTAGGGTAGAAGGGTCAACATCACCTGAAACAGTCACCTTCCCCTGCTCTGCATCTATACTGGTTGTATACACCCCTAAAAACccatataaaaaattttaaaaattaaaataatccattaaaatATACCCCCTAAAATTGATACTTCCACCCCAACAGGACTAActtggtattaaaaaaaaaaaaaaaggttctttTTTTCAGTTCTTTTGATGATGAAGTCAGCCATTTGGAGTGGAAGTAACATTCCAATGGggtaatttctcaaaaaaaaaaagagtgaggaAATACCATCAATCTTTTGAAGAAGTTTCTTCACCTTCTGCTTACATCCATCACAGTGTATGTGTACCTTAAGAACACaagtctacaaaaaaaaaaaaaaaaaggcaagaaaagtaaagaaaaagaaaacccaaGGAAACCAAAATCAGAACAGACACTAGAAAGgaaaaaacagaaacaaaaaacaaaagaaaagaggaaaggaagaaaggaagagaagaatgTTTAAAGGAAAAaaccaagaaaagaaaaggaggaaaagaGGAATTAATATGTTTTAGTTAGAAAGAAGCAAACGCAAGATAGGGTACCTGAATCTTCAAGAACTCTTCCTTACTCATTCCTCCAAATGCAAGCACCAAAATTGCTTAcaacagagagagagacagagatctGATGAAAGTGGAGAAGGTGAATCAACGAAAATCCACAAAGAGATCTTTTCCTTGGTGGGTTTTTTTccagagagagagggggtttaaagGAGACAGACACGACTAAAATGCCGCTGCTGCCATGTCTAAGCACAGAAACAGGGAGAGGGTTTTGGAGAGAACCAGAGACAGAGAGAAGGTTTTGAAGAGAGCCAGACACAGAGAGTGTGTTTTTGAGAGAGCCAAATACAGAGTGGGTTtttagagagagatttttttaCTGGAGAGAGCAAGTTCTAGCCTTCTCTCTTTTGACCATGTTTTcaagcttttttttatttttattttttgtttggtgAGATTGAGGAGGGTGACAAATATCACCGAGATTTGCAAAATATCTCGATATTTTAACGATATTTCAGAAAATctcgaaaattttatttttatttgcttttatattttccgggttagcttgttagcgcacacacatgttagtacacacactccaaaCGAAAATTTTATTGCGGTGTTATAGATACATTACCTTGAAAATAGTAAAAACTTGTGTGTATATAAAATAagtttaatttataataatttacaatagatatttttaaatatttttacttaTGGCGATATTTTTCGGTTAATATGGCTAgaaaattttttttaatctctcgAGAAATTCTGGACGATAAATTGACGAGAAGGAGATTTGTGATATGGACTGTTTGGCTTGGCTTACCTGATAGATTCGGCTTGTGATTATCGGCTCCCAATTTCAAATACTATATCTTCAAGCCGCTAAACGATAATGTCACACGAGCGAACTTGGTACTCGTGTAAGAGATCAGTGACGTTCATACTGTTTTCCCTCAGGTGTTTGTCTATTATTATAAAAATCAGGATGACTCATTAAGCATGTGAGCCACAATTCAATATTGATCTTAGACCGTTGGTAATACCTTTTTAATCATCTGTTAGAAATGATGTGCTATAACTCCAGAGAAAGAATATGAACTGTTGAGACTGTATGATGAACGTGATGGATTTGTCATAAATATGCTAGATTGTCATGTGTGGTAGATTTTATTTGTAGCGCTTGGAGATGCTGCGACTGTAATTGAAATTTACCCGCATGCTAACCTCCTCAGATCAGGTGAATGAGAATAGTCACGGTAAGAAAGCGAGGTCATTAATAAAAGATTTGCTAGAAGGCATCCCCACGCACTACTGTATACAAGTCGAGGGATCTTAGCCGTTAGATCCGTATACTTTTCATGAATTAAACGGTTTACATGATGGTTTCTCAAAGTCTATGAAGGATAaacagatttattttttaatcggTTGAATTGCATCAGAACTTTGATTATCCAATGGTTAGTAAACTGTCCATATTTAACGTAAAAGATCAAATGATCAAAAGGTTATAATTTCTTGTATATATCTTATCCAAGGCGAGGCTCAacatatgaacggcttagatcattCAAATAAAACTCCAGATGCAATGGATAAAGTCCCAACTTATCCTAAACTGATACATGTGGATATACCACAATATTTCTACCCTTCATCTCCTGGGTCCCACTTTCTATGGGAGATGCTCTGATAATCAGGTATGTCTGATGAGAATGTAGGTCGGAAGTGTGTAAATAGTATTGatttgattgaggcccacctgatggacggccaGCTCGCACGCGCGTATGGAGAGTGAAGCCAAGTAAATGGATATTCGCGCGAGCAGCTGTAGAAGGGTTATAAGAGAGTAGGAAAGGTGAAATGAATCTGTCAGATAAACTCGCTGAACATAGGTGTATATAATAAAGAGGATATTAATGTCTTTATGTTGGTGTAATTACTAAAATATCTTTTCTTTTTAACACTTTTTACAATAATACCCAAAAGCTCAATTGGCACTTGGCACACATGTGTGAGATCCTCTCCCTGGAAAGTGCTCCTGCGGCACAGGTAGAGAGATCCAGACCCTTCACCAAGCAGGCCACCCCATATGGAGCATGGACCAAAACCCGCCATTTTGGGTGTCGGGCGGGTCggacggggattgcgtcctaccccggcccgtctctagccccgaacgggcggTTCCGTGGgcggacccaccgtgatgcatctgtttatctatgccgtGAATCCCTTGTATTATGTCATTTTAAGCAAGTATACAAAAATAAGTaagatccaacattcaagtggacaacaccgaATATGacccttgcatttaatgcaactggcatttaatgtaaccaagcttattattttgtgtggtccacttaagcgttggatctgcctcatttttttgttcatgcctTGGAATTATATGTGAAaagtgatgaacggcatggataaacagatacatcacggtgggcccgcccacagaaccgcccgttcggggctagagatgGGCGGGGGCAggtcgcaatccgcgtccgggcgGGTCACGggtggaatcggattgcgtagtgtAGAATACAGTACTGAGTCCGTACTGTATATACAGGTAaaaccctgtgggccccaccatgatgtatgtgttttatccgcgccgttcattcattttttcagatcatgttagaGCATTTTCTCAAGCAAAGGAAGATTCAAAACTAAGTGTAccacacaggaaatagtgggcatcattatctccactgctgcttgtggtgtggcccacttgaaaattGAATAGAATTATTTaagagctcatgccctaaaataatctttaaaaaatgaatgaatggagtagataaaacacatacatcatgatgtggctTACAGAGTCTTGCCAGTTATACACACCACCGACACTAGGCAATCCGAGTCCGTCATGGTATGGAAAATGGACGGACAAAAGAATTCCAAATGTGTCCATTTTCCAcgtgtaggtggggcccacttgatggtgaACCGGCTTGGCAGTTTCCTTGGAGGACATACGCGGTGGGGACTCCAAATGAACGGCATATATCATGCACGCgcgtaaactctgttgggcccaccgtgagtgtatgtggtttatccactccgtccatccgttgttcTAGCTCAgtttaggggttgataccaaaattgaagtgtatccaaacatcaagtgggccacaccaaaatgaAAAGGAGGGAATAACGATTTCCACCGTCGAAACATTCCTAGGCCCCCACaacataagatcacacagatatggatgaaggaaaaacacaaatatcagcttgatccaaaacttccgtagctcctaagaattttttttcaatggtagagattcaattcacattgtttcctgtggtgtggtctacttgagctctggatatacttaatgttttggatcaagcctaaaattatatggtaaaatggatgggcgggatggttaaaatatataaatcacagtgggccccacagagtttactcagtacccaatcAGTCGAGTTGATCAAATCAACCCGAACCGACTGAGTTATTTCCGagtctaatatttatttttattattattttattattatttattttttgaaaatgattgtaattgaaGCTCATGAGATTTGAATGAAATCTCATAACTAACCATTTGAATCTCTCAATGTCACTTCAGTTTTACAGTTCCTCAAGAAGCAATGATCACGTTTCCTGTCCATGTCTTTTAACTTTAAGGTTGGCCGGTATTACAACCTTTGGATCTTGGTCATCTTCTGGAAATCTAGACCGTCTATGTGATGGGTCTTCTCATGGATGGTACACCCAATAATGAAACTCCAAGATTAGCATATTTTATGGGAGAGTGATCAAACGTCTGTGATCTTCCAATCTTGATAAATTTTGAGGGTGCCACCATCATCTGTGTATTTCGtaaaatcaacggtttggatcaccgaacatAGACCTACATCAAACGGCTATAGTCCCCCACatatcctatgactaaaatgccCTTTAATTTTTTAAGATGGTAAAGTCGAAAATTGTAGAACCTGCATGGGATACATGTATGTGATCTAAAATGGTCTAACAAATGCAACCCAATGCAATAATCAAATGAGCCAAAAATCCAAATGATTCCTATCATATGGTTGGCCGAAACATtaaaagaaaacaacaacaataacaaaacCCAAAAAAATTCAAATCCTCGTGGGCTCCACGGTTCTCTATTTACAAATTTTCTAAAGGCAAATAAAAAAACAGAATGCATTAAGCTATTTCttattggaaattatacagattaatgtatttctgtataatgtggaaaccgaaaattgtAAAATAATTTGAAATCGGGACAGGCTGGAGCACATCtaaaacgctgtccttaaagcgttatttgcccctactcaagtgaattgagtatgccgataggttacaggcaaacagcttctaggatacgacgagcctggtgtgggtctgcgttcagcaaacacgaaggcccaccaaatggaactcaatcaCACACTTtttggcagtattacagtataaaagaaaaatctcaaaagaagaagaaaagaagacaaaaggtagtttcgacttctgcacagatcagttcaaatcttcagccactggttcagttgaaccgtcctagaccacaccgctggtttgttcttcaagctaaggtttaagccttgctatgttactagaaacactagaatatataaGTGAAGAGGGGctagctgtctcagttcgtataggtttgctggagtgagttgagatgattTAGAAACCCATCcaagtcctccttttataggctatagtggctagggggttatggtctagagacttaaatttcattaagtcatttctggctgttgaaaaactagccgtttttttactgttgtgcatgggccattaatctgctgcatactgactgttgtgagacaacagctagccgttttctagctgttgggctagctatgcagcagttacagctggaccctgcactaatggctcagctgttacagtttctgttgcaacagctcttttcagtccctctatttatactgagagatttctctcccagtcctttagtctctctgctaaccagtcacccaccatagccacttagtcgcacagcgactcgcacacgtctcgctccggttcgctcaaggtcgctaaggagcgaccctctgcgacacgatgcggacgtacgccactacagccacactgcctcacatgcccacgccctcgcaccgagcccgtatCCGAGCCCGAGCACGTGCACGAGACGCACTGGAACAAGCAAGGTCCATaatccacggactaggtaggtaaatattataatactccacattcttcatataaatcacaaatttttctcttcccttttccatgtgggactattcccaaaaacccacagaaaggtatttttcaaaacaactttttatatattatatattattttattattaaaatatattttattaaaatcaatatttttttgtAACATTTCTTCCCtcaaaatgaaattgactgcTAATGAATTAACAAggcatttttttattaaaatgacAACTATGGTGTGAAATCGTATTCCAATCTCTCTACCTAACGGAGCTTATTAAGCCAAAATGTCATCACTTCTGCTTGCATTGGGCTCGTTTCGGAGCtggtaaatggaggtaaatggggaATGAAATTGGAGGTAAAAAATGAATTGAGAGTATATGACTTATTCAATTATGTTTGGAcgagagtaaatgaaatgcatttgaaattcaaataCTGTTTGAATAGGACTGAATGAGAGAAATTGAAATACATTAAGATTTTCCAATATATTGGTAGTAACATATATGATATCCTAATCAACATTAATATCCCAAattaatatacatatatgatatttaataaagtgattgtaataagtccattgatatatgtgctttagtaaaaaaatgggaaaaaaaaattaatattaagtggaccacaaacatAAAGATCATAAATAATTGACTTGCCAATATttgttaaccatccatttagattgGAAACCTTTGAATGATTTGAATCATTTTATTAGTACAATTTTAATAATATAGCTAATAATTGGATAGTGACACCTCTGTTTAATGACATGACTCTTCATGAGAGCCTAAAAAGCCATTTCATCCCATTTACTTCTAAATTTATCTTTtgagagaggatttcatttacgggcttatttactcttaatttattttattttcatgcatttactcATACTCAAACAGGCGTCAAGAGTCGTTTACCTCCAATTCCTTCCATTAACCTTTATTACCCAACCAAATGACCCCTAATTACTAATGAAAAGAATTTCAAATTACCTAAAGCTCTAAATTTTAGGCTGTATTTTGATAGAGAAAACTAAAAGCCTAAAACGGACAAGGATTCCAGCATAAATGAAAATCTGTAAGTCCGTTGTGATTAATGATTATCTTACTTCATTgcttttggattttgattgagaGATCTTTAATGCATGGTCCATCTATGTTGGACCACTAAACTTAGGCCCACCGTTGTGAtttatgattttcttactttcattggttttggattttgattgagaGATCTTTAATGCATGGTCCATCTATGTTGGACCACTAAACTTAGGCCCACTTGCAGAAATTGAAAGCTAGAATACGAACACTCAACCAGCTAGGTACAGTACTATTTTCATATGACAAAATTGAATTAGCGTACTCAACaataataaaattgatattttaaCAGTTATAAATCAAGATCTTCCTTTTACGAAATTGTAATAGAAATTACTTGATCGATTGGCCAGGTGTCCTTAACTGTGACGAAGCAGCCTAGGTTAGTAATGCAGGACAAACTAACCACTTactttaaaagctcaaactaatagtgtcgtgaatcaatccctttatcttatggCTTAAGCCCCACATAACATGTGTTCCACCTCGCGTGAGCCACCTGCCTTGTACAGATGAGGCCTACCTCACACAACCCATCCGCCTCATAcaagccacccaccccgagtgtgctcccgcatcccacgggccaccccactcgaatccgatgtgaaaatgcccttgcattagttAGCCTCTCATGGCTCATGTatcattaggggtgtacattgagtcaaaccaacttggccactagctgacctcagctcgaactcaactcggctcggtcctcaagcttgactggccagctcggctcggttcggtcagcagctcgggccaattcgagccgagtt
This DNA window, taken from Magnolia sinica isolate HGM2019 chromosome 14, MsV1, whole genome shotgun sequence, encodes the following:
- the LOC131226098 gene encoding heavy metal-associated isoprenylated plant protein 32-like, which encodes MSKEEFLKIQTCVLKVHIHCDGCKQKVKKLLQKIDGVYTTSIDAEQGKVTVSGDVDPSTLIKKLQKGGKHAEIWGSKGGGNQPKGQFQNMQIDNGKGQKDGKSQKGGKDQKAQQPKQQQQQLQQQIKGLKLPQFKGLGLPFKDQKSVKFEDDGDFDDYGSDDFDDLDADDFDDDDDDGFDDEEELMKIHQKMKGMNGLGGVVPNVQQQLPKGGNVNVQAKGNGGNNDAKNGNGGKKGGGGNNGGNQNQGGGGGPQKNGAKNGGPQDNKNGGNGNNKNATGNNNGGGGGGGGGGNKKGGGGAKNEVGHQMNNMAQGLQDLNLAGGGVRNMSQMNIPMGQMGNIPAVQGMPASAMNAGGYFQGAGPEVVPGNPFYNQQQQQQQQQQQLMALMMQQQQQRQNGNERFQPMMYARQQPQVAYMPAQYQPPPPPPYSYFSDENASGCAIM